DNA from Rubripirellula lacrimiformis:
TGTCTCGCTTCGGCGGCGGACAACGAATGGATGATGGTTTTGGGATCATCTTTGTCCATTCGCACGCCGTTGACGTCCGACAGGAAGACTAGTTTTTCGGCGCCCAATGCCTGTGCCACGGCCATCGCTGCGGTGTCAGCGTTGACGTTGTAACGTTGGCCGTCTTCGCCGGCACACATCGACGGGATCACCGGAACTTGGTCGGTGTACGAAAGGCCTTCGATGACGCTACGGTCCACTCGCGTGACATGACCGACAAACCCCAGATCTTCGTCATCGGGTGTCGGGAGTTTCTCGCCGAACAATACATTGGTCGTATCGAAAGAAAGGTTCATGGCGCGGCCGCCTAACCGTTCCATTTCTTCGGTCAGGAACACGTTCAGTTCGCCGGCCAACACTCGCGACACTACATCCAGGGTCGCTTGGTCGGTGTATCTTCGTCCGCGAATGAAGTTGGGTTCGATACCCGATTTGGCCAACGCCCGATTGATGGCTTTGCCACCGCCGTGAACGATCACCGGTTTCATCCCCACCGATTCCATGAAAATCACGTCCAACAGGATGTGCATCAGGGCGTGTTCGTCATCCAGCAGGCTGCCACCCAATTTGATAACGGTGGTCTTGCCGCGAAAACGGCGGATCCAGCCCATTGCTTCGATCAACGTGTTGGCTTTGCCAATGGCTTCTTGCATGTCGAAGTCTCCGGGCGGTGGGGGCGTTAACGAGCTAGCAGGTGCAGGCATAAGTAATGGATCGAACAGAGTTGGAAAGGAATAGCTGACATCCAGCGATATGTGCCGCGGTGGGCAGCGCGGACGTTCGAAATGGACGCTGGAAATTCCCGGCGATTTTGCGGGGGTGTTCGGGATGGGAAAAACCGATCAATTTAGAGCCGCCGTAAGGCAGGGTCAATTGAGGACGAAAATGGCGGCATGTCCGTCGAAAAGGCAAATGATGAGTGAAGCAATCAATTTGGCGGTCATCGGCGGAGGCCAAATGGGCCGAGCACTCGTCAGCGGCATGTTGGCCGCCGACGTGGTTCAAGGCGATCATGTCCGGCTGGTCGACCGCAATCCCGCCAGCAAGCAGTGGTGGGCTACAAACCATCCCGAGGTGGTGATCACCGATCTGCCCGCCGCGGTCAGTGACAGCGATGTCGTCCTGTTAGCTGTTAAACCGCATGGAATGGAAAGCGTTGCCAAGCAAAAGGGCCGTTTCTGGAACAAAAAACTGGTGATGTCTGTTGCGGCGGGTGTCAGTCTGGGGTCGCTTGGCCAATGGATCGGCCATGAACGGGTGGTACGCGTCATGCCCAATACGCCCTGTTTGGTGGGGCTGGGGGCCTGTGGGTACTGTGTCCCCGAAGGCTTTCCCGATGCGGATATTGCGATCGTCGAAGCCATGTTGGGCGCCGTCGGCATTTCAGTCAAAGTGCTGGAAAAGCAAATGGATGCCGTCACCGGAGTCAGCGGATCAGGCCCAGCCTATGTGTTTTTGATGATCGAAGCGATGGCCGACGGCGGAGTCAAAGCAGGTCTGCCAAGACCTTTGGCGATGCAATTGGCGACCCAAACCGTGATGGGGGCCGCCAAAATGGTCGCGGAAACAGGGCGACACCCCGGTGAATTGAAAGATTCGGTGGCCAGCCCCGGAGGTACGACCATTGCCGCTTTGGCGACCCTAGAACACAATGGGTTCCGATCGGCAGTCATCGAGGCTGTCGCTGCCGCCGCCAACCGAAGTCGCGAACTAGGTGGTTGATTTCAGGGCGGATACGATTTTCCAACTTTTTCGCTGAAAGCAACCATGGATTCACCGCTAATCCGAATCGATGACAAGCACGTTCCGCTATATCGGATCGTTTGGGTGGCCGATGTGCCGCACTTTTGTGGCGAACCGGATTGCATGCACGAAGGCGACTACGAGGTCCGGCTGGACGTCGATGACTCGCTATGGACCGGTGCGAACGAGCGAGATGAAGTGATTTCGGCGCTGGCGAAATGGTGCAGCGATCCTCGCGGTGAAGAGGGCGGCGATTGGATGTAGCGACCAGCTGCATCGGTGTTTCACGCCGCTGCGTCCCTTGCGATTCACTGTCGGTGAACCCCAGAAGGCGAAGCGGTCAGCCCGCAATCATTCGGGTGATTGGCCGTTTGGCGATCGCAGCGAAGCATTCGTCCTCCACGTTTTCGGCGGTTTTCGTAGCGCAACTCGCCAAGAGTTTCGGCCCGGGGTCTTGGGATCCCCGAAAGTCTTGACGGTTCGTCGGTCTTGTGAGCCGTTAGGCGATAGCCTCGGTTTCGTCACCCAAGAACCGCGGCAATCGGCCAGGTGATTTCGTAGCCAGACGCGTAAGCGAGGGATTCGACTGATCCACTTCGGGTTGTGATTCGCTCGCTCGCTTCTGCGGCGGGATGTGATTTTCTCGCTCGCTTAGGCGGCGGGATTTGAATGATCCGCTCGCTCACGCTTCGGGTTGTGATTTTCTCGCTCGCTTACTCGTTGGAATTTGGCTGATCCACTCGCTTACGCTTCGGGTTGTGATTTTCTCGCTCGCTTCTGCGTCGGGTTGTGGCTGATTCACTCGCTTACGCTTCGGGTTGTGATTCGCTCGCTCGCTTACGCGTGGGGATTTGACTGATCCGCTCGCTTACTCGCCGGGTTGTGAGTTTCTCGCTTGCACTTCGGGTTGCGACTTCCGCTGCGAAATGCTGCGTTGCGTTCGGCCCAGCGTTGCTGCCGGCGTCGGATCACTGTTTCGCGTACTGGTCGTGCTTTGGCGTGATCGCTGGCGTAGGGGATCAGGTGAGATCCATGGGGTGTTTGCCGCGATGACGGTTAGGCCGAGCGAGGCGTTGTCCAGGAGTGCTTGATTGCCGGACCTGCGTCGCTCCGCTCCTTGATCCGGCCTACTTTGCTTACCCTCCGTTTTCAAACTGGAACGCGGCATCGGCCACTAGGGTCGGGATGCTGCCCCGAACAGGGTAGATCTGGTTTCCTCTCTGGGTGGTTAACCCCCCGTCGATCGGATCGGAAATCTTCTGGTCCTGGCGGTCCCGGAGTTCGCCCTTTTCGATGGCTTCGTTGATGCGTTTGACCAGTGAATCGTCGACTAAATGAAGCTGGCTGCCGTCGATCGGGCAGCGCAACATGGAAAGCAATTTTGGGGCAATCACGTATTTTGTCTCAGTTGGTTGTGCGGAAATAGCCGAAATTTTTGGTGAGGCTTCGGGGCGCGGTCAAACTGCGCACCGACATCGGGGCAGACGCTCGAATTGGAGTGTGTGAACCGGCTTCGCGATCGCGAGAGTCGCAGGATGCGGCTGTTTGTGAAAACGAAGCGGTTCGTTGCCAGTCTTACAACCGCTTGTCCGTAGTACTAGGCGAAGGATTGCCATGAAAGCTCGGATCTTATCTTTGGTTGTTGACCGTGGAATGACTTTCGCGGCAGCGACAATTGCAACGACGCTCGTCGTTTCTCAGCCGGCTTCGGCTCAAACCGGCAACGGATTTTACACGGATCCCAGCACCGGGATTGTGTATCGCAAGGTAGCCAAGACCATCGAAACACCCGTGGTAGAAACGAAGGTCGAATCACACCAAGAAACGGTCTACACGCCGAAGACCATCACCGAGACCAAACCTGAGTCCAGAACGATCTACCGTCCGATCGTTGAAAGCACCTGGCAGCCTCGGTTGAATGGCCGCTGGAACCCGTTCCAACAACCCTCGGTTTCTTATCATCACGTTCCCCAGACTCGCTGGGAAGCACACAACGAAGTCGTTCATCGCACACAAACGCGAACCGAGTGGGTTCCCGAAACACGCAAGGTCGACGTTCCCAAGCAGTTCGTTCGGATGCAGCGAGAAGAGAAAGTCGACTTCGAAGCGGTCGGCCGTGTCGCTCCCGCCCAGCAGTCCGCGCCCGGAATCAGCAACGCCATCGCATCGCGGCTTCGCCCGCTGGACGCCAACGAACAGGTTCAACCAATCGGCCAGTCGGCTCCCATGGTTGCACGCTACACCGCACCGCGGATCGCAGCATCGACGGTTGGCCGGATGACCAGTGACCCGCCTCGTCGGACCATCGGCCAAAGCGGAATGGGGACAACCGATTTGACTCCGCAGGGTCCCGGATACCATGGTCAAGCATTGCCGCCAAACGCGGGCGGCATCGGCGTGGCCACTCTACCAACCCTACCGTTCTTTCGGTAAGCGCAGCATCGCAGCAAACTTCTAGCGTAATGACGCTAGAAGGCTTGGCGGTTGAGGGTGCTGTCGCGAGGTGATTCCAGGCAGTGGATTGACTTGGCTGTTCAACCGGAAGCCTCGGTTTGGTCACCCCACGAGAAAATAAGCCTAGCGGCCCTTCAACACCGTGGTGAGACACAGACCGTGACGCCGCGGGTCCGTGACGACGTGGGCAATGCCTGGCCGCACGCGGATTGGCGGCCCTGCGTGATGCGAGGGGGGGGGGGCAGGTGATCCAGCAGTGGCGGGAAGTTCGAGTTCGAGTTTAAGTTCGAGTTGAAGTTGCCAGCCGGACTGCCGGTGAGGAAGCTTGTCCTCGTTCGACTGCCCAAACTTAAACTTAAACTCGAACTCGAACTCGAACTCGAACTCGAACTCGAACTCGAACTCGAACTCGAACTCGAACTGTTCCCCGGGATCGATCCGCTACCCCAGCGTCAATCAACTCTTCTGCCCATCAACGACAAAACCCCGCTGGCCTAACGACCCGCGGGGTATGTCATTTGAATCAGAATCGCTAGTGCGACGAACTACTTCAGTTCGACGGAGCCACCGGCTTCTTCGATTTCGGCTTTGACCTTTTCGGCGTCTTCCTTGGACACTGCTTCTTTCAGTGTTGCAGGGCAGCCTTCGACCATCTTCTTGGCTTCCATCAGCGAAGCACCGGTCAGGTTCTTAACAACCTTCACGACGTTCAGCTTCTTGTCGCCGAATCCGGTCAGGATGACGTCGAATTCAGTTTGTTCGGCAGCAGCTGCGGCGCCTTCGCCGTCGCCTGCGACCATCATGACACCACCACCGCCCGCAGCGGGCTCGATGCCGTAGGCATCCTTGAGGTAGTCGCTAAGCTCTTTGGCTTGCTTAAGAGTCAGTTCGGCGATCTTATCGCCCATTTCTTTGGTTTCGGCGCTAACTTCTACGACGGCGGTTTCGTCAGACATTTCTAAATACCTCAAAAACAGTTGGTGGTTTGATAAAGGATGGAAGACCAGCTAGATGACAAAGACTATTCGTCGCCTTCACTCTTCTTCTTGATTTGGCTGTTAAGTTTCTTGCCCGGTCCGAGCATTGCACCGGATAGTTGCGATCCAGGGCCAAGAATCTGACCAACCAGCATCGAAATTTGTTCTTGGCGGTTAGGCCATTTGCTGACGGCCTTCAGCCCATCGGCGTCCAGCTTTTCGCCATCCATCACGCCGCTGTCAGCGACGAATTTGTTGTACTTCTCTTTGTCCTTGTCTAGCTTGACAAGTTCTTTGACAAGCGAAACAAAGTCTGACGAACCCCAGCAAACTCCGACTTGGCCAGAGGCCCCTTCGAAGGCAGTATGCAACTGGGTTCCTTCGCTAGCCCGACGGGCCAGTGAGTTTTTGACAACCAGCATGTGGATGTCCTTCTGTTCCAACTCGCCGCGAAGCTCGTTGGTCGTGTTGGCGTCCATCCCCACACAGCTGACCAGGACAGCATCTTCGACTCCTTCGAGCCGACGCTTGATGTCGCGAGTCACGAGTTCTTTGACGTATTTACTCATCGATTGGGTTCACTTCGCAGGATCGTTTTCGGTCTGAATTTGCAGTGGACAAAGGCATGGCCTGATGAAATCCCAGTGTCGCGGTTCCCGGCCCGGTTGGGCGTGGGACTCTGACGCCTGTTCTAGGCCGTTCTTCGTCTACCCGGCCACTCGTACGCTTGGGCTCATCGTTGCACAGATGGCAACTCCCCGAACGTATGCCCCTTTGACCGATTGAGGCTTGAGGCCTTCGATGAAATTGGTAAACGCTTTGATGTTTTCGACAAGCTTTTCTGAATCGAAGCTCATCTTTCCGACCATCGCATGGACGTTGCCGCCCTTGTCGTTTCGGAATTCGACTTTACCAGCTTTGTATTCGCCGACCACTTTGGCGACGTCGGGAGTGACGGTTCCGGCACGTGGGCTGGGCATCAATCCGCGAGGTCCGAGAACGCGTCCCAGGGGACCAACAAGGCCCATCATGTCGGGAGCGGCGATACAGACATCGAAGTCGGTCCAGCCATCTTTGATCTTCTTGGCCAGGTCGTCTTGTCCGACTTCGTCCGCACCGGCTTCTTCGGCTGCCTTCGCTGCGTCGCCTTTGGCGAACACGACAACACGTTGTGTCTTGCCGATGCCGTTTGGCAGAACCAGCGAACCGCGGATGATTTGATCCGCTTGGTTCGGGTCGACGCCCAAACGCATGTGGACTTCGACAGTTTGGTCGAACTTGGTCGAATCGTATTTCTTCAAAGCCTCAACCGCTTGGCTTAGCGGGAGTGCTTCTTTTGGTTGCTTTTCAAGCGAAGCGCGATAGCGCTTGGATTTTTTACCCATCTGGTCACGACTTTCGTTGGTCGGGTGGTTCGGCGAAATCACCTGGCCCATCAGAGGCTTATCGGTTTAAAACGACAAGCGAATCACTGCCGATGGCGGCAAAGTCTCCCACTTCGTACAAGCTTTCGCTCGCGAAGTGCAGAATTTGGCGAACGTTGGCTGGATCGTCAACGCCAATCAGCCCTTTCGGCACGATATTTTCACAGATTCTATGTTTTTGACCCTCCACAGCCCGTCCGTTGGGCTAGGACGGACGTGAAATCGATCCAAACGACGTTCCGGTCCGCCCCTATCTGGTCGGCTCCTACTGGTCGGCTCCTACTGGTCGGCTCCGGCCGTCAATCGCCGCAGTCCCTCCAACACGACTTGGAATCGCCGTTTCGCGCGGTCAACCTCCTGAGTTTGCATTCGATCACGCGTTCGTTTGATCTGTAGGTCCTTTGGCGAAATCTTGACCTTGCCTGTCGAGATGTCCATCTCTTCGCGAGCCAGTTGCTGAGTCCGTTGGTTGGCATCCGAATTGAATCGAGAATACAGGGCGTCGATCGCGGCAAAGGCCAGATCGTATTTGCCCAATCGGAATTCGCGGTCGCGAACATGCCCGATCTGGTCGGCGCTGCTGACCAAACCGGACCTCTGAGCGGCGCTCATCAATTGGCCGAAGGCACCCATGTCCAAAACGTTTTGTTGGCCGTCGGTATCATCGAAATCGATATCGTCGGAATCGTGATCGCCCCGCTGATCCGATCCGCCCGAGGTGTGGTCGGAACCTGGGGGTAGAAGGCTGACTTGTTTGGTCAACAAGACCATCATCCGTTGTTGGCCGAGTTTGACAAATCCTTTCCGAGTGAACGGTTTCAGGGCCTGCGGGTCGGCCAAGTTCTTGGCTTCGATCGCGTCGTCCGACGCAGCGGTCAGCGATGTCTGGACCAAATAACTGTCATCGCCGGTCCGAATGAAATACACGGCGGTGGGATAGATGTCGTCGTCTGACAGGACTTCGCGAAACCCAAACTGATCATTGATCAGGTCCATGCGTTGGTCGTCGGTGCCGGATGCAAACGAATCGAGGAAGGATTCGGACAGGTCGGTCGCCGTTGCCAGCATGACGGGTGCCGACGATGACGGGTCTTCGGCGGTGTTTGATTCATTGTCCGGGCCGCCACCTGCGTCGTTGTTTCCGTCGGAATCCGATGCGACTGCGTCGGCGGAGTCATCCAGATGATCGTCGCTCTCGATGGCCGATGCGGGGACAGGTTCCTCGTTGATTTGGATCTTGGCTGCTTCTTCGCGCTTGGCCATTCGCTCGAGTCGCGGCATCAGTTCTTCGAACGACTTCAGGATCTCTCGAGTCTTCTCTTGTTTGCGTGCCAGGACTTTTCGATTTCGAACATCGTCCTTGCCCTTCCCCGCGAATTGCTTCTCCGGATCTTGTTTCATCAATCGCGAACGGCTTTCCATGTACGATTCGCGCGCATCGATCAACTTTTCTCGGGCTGCCGTAAAACGCCCTTCCTGGGCCAACGCCCGCGCATCCAGGACAGGGTTCGCCGACCGACTGCCGCGCAGCAGCTTGTACAGCTCGTCTAGATCATCGCCGATCATGGAACGGAATTCTTGTCTACGAGAAGGGGCAAAGCCGAAAAGATCGATCCATTATACCGGTAATTGCAACGCCGCCGTGGCTAGTTCCAAACGCCCGCATCGATCAATTGTTGGGTCGCCGATCCGGCCCAATCTTTGTTCGCAGCCGGTGATGCCGGGCTGGGGTGCAAGATACGCGCGATCGCGATTTCATCGGGCATATCGGCGATCGTTCGCTGCAAGCATTTCTCGGCATAGGCACCCACGCCAATCGCAATTTCGGGCTGCACCGCTTTCAAGACGGATTTCAAATGCCGATCGCAGGCAGCGTCTAGCGGTTCACGTTCGGACGCCGGCAGTTTGTCGGGCGTACGGTTTCTTGCCGTCGATTCCATGAACACCAGCGGGCAATAGTTGACGACAAAGTGTTCGCTGAAAAACGCGTCGGCACTCTCGAAACGCTCTGAAAATAGGCCCCAAAGACGGCGTCCGCTGACTTCGCTGCGCGGGCAATCGAACCCTTGGATCGGTCGTTTGGGGTGTTCGTTGACGGGATGTTTGACCGGTTCGTTGATTCCCATCCAGTCGCGGGCCGCTGCGATTTCGCCGAACGGCACACCGGTTTGGGCCATCCCCCATGGCCCCGGATTCATGCCCAACAAGACGATGCGGACGCCCTGATCGTTGATCTTCGACAGATACGCTTGGTGAGATTTCCAGGCGTAGTCCAGCGGGTTGTAGACGTGCGAAACCGGATCGGCGAACGACAACGCATCGACGTCCTTGGATAACCTTCGGGCGGCCGCGATCAGCTTCTTTCGCACTCCGCCGGTGACGTTGGATTTGGGTCGGACAGGCATGGCAGTGAGTGGTCCGTGCAATTTTTTGGGTGGGGAGCGAACTGCACGCGAAACGACGATGGCGTGACGAACGATTGGGATTTCGATGGCGAGCCACTGCGTGGCGGGGATGGGTGCACAGGATACCGCCGCAGCGAATGGGGACGTACCCGTAGCGGCCCGGTATCGAATCGGCCCGGTAGCACTGCGGCCCGGTATCGCTGCGGCCCGGTATCGCTGCGGCCGAGTATCGCTGTGGGGCGGCTATCGCTGGGGGGCGGTTTGGGGCATCGGTTTGGGGCATCGGTTTGGGGGGGCTTGGAAACGCCGTTGACCTTCCCGCTTTGAAAACCCTAAAAGGGCATCGGACTGCATGCACCTTCGTTTCCATTCGCCTCGTCGGAGAACTCCGAGTGATTCACCAATTCAAAACCTGGAAACGACGGCGGCGGGCTGCTAGACAGGAACGCAAACTGGCTGATCCAAGCTGTTACCCGGCCGATATGGACCGCGATGCCGTCGAAGCGATTGCTTCGGTTCGCGAATTCACGATGACGTCGACCGAACGAATCTATGGCCTTTGCGAAGCGGTTCGCTACATCAGCGAGACTGGGATCGAAGGTGACATCGTTGAATGTGGTGTGTGGCGTGGTGGCAGCATGATGGCGATCGCCAAGATGCTAGAAGGATCGGGGACGACCCACCGCAATCTGCACCTTTTCGACACGTTCGAAGGGATGAGCGAGCCGACCGATGCGGATGTGTCGGTCGACGGCGAAACCGCGGTCGAGCAATTGGCGGCCGAAGATCGCAGCGATGCGAAATCGGTGTGGTGCGTCGCATCGCTGCAAGACGTGCAGTCGAACATGCAGAAGACAAACTATCCGGCCAACAAAGTTCACTATCACGTCGGCAAGGTCGAAGAAACCATCCCCACCGCCGCTCCGGAAAAGATCGCTCTGCTGCGACTCGATACCGATTGGTACGAATCGACGGCCCACGAAATGGAACATCTGTTTCCTCGCTTGGCCGACGGTGGCGTGTTGATCATCGATGATTACGGACATTGGCAGGGAGCCCGTCGGGCAGTCGATGACTACTTTGCCAAACATAACATCGGAATGATGCTGCATCGGTTGGACTACACCGGCCGAATCGGCATCCATCACAACGGTGTCAAGCGATCCGCCGCGGGAGTTCTAAATCGTGAAGTTGCTTAACGTTGGCTGCGGACGCTGTTACCACCCTGCCTGGACGAACATCGATCTGGTGGCGGCGACACCCGAAGTGCGCGCCTATGATCTGCGCCGTGGATTGCCCTACGCCGATCACTCGTTCGACGGTGTCTATCACTCGCACGTCCTGGAACACCTAAGCCCGGATGCGGCTCGGTCCATGCTGCGGGAATGTCGCCGAGTGCTTAGCCCCGGCGGTGTGCTGCGCGTTGTCGTGCCTGATCTAGAAGGCATCACGCAACAGTATCTGCAGACGCTTCATCAAGCCGACCTCAGTGACGGGGATCCCGAATCGCTGGCCAAACACCGCTGGATGACCCTGGAACTGATCGACCAGATGACACGCCAATCCAGTGGTGGTTTGATGGGCCAGACCATTCGTCAGCCCGAAGCAACACCGACCGAGTTCATCGAGAGCCGGTTGGGGCATCAGGTCAGCGGCAACGCGAAGGTCAAGAATCGCAAGACAATCGCAATGCGAGTGACGCGATGTTTGTCCGATGCACGCAAACAGTTGGCTCTGGCTGCGGTCACCTTGATCGACGGATCCTCGGGGCGGGCTGCCTACCGCGAGGGTCGGTTCCGTCAATCGGGCGAAATCCATCGATGGATGTATGACCGCGTATCGCTAGGCCGATTGCTGGTCGAACTTGGATTCGATGCGCCACGACCTTGTCGTGCCGAAGAGAGCCGGATCCATCACTTCGATAGCTACCAGCTAGACCGTGATGGCGAGTCCATCCGAAAACCGGATTCGCTGTTCTTCGAAGCGGTCAAGCCGATCGCTTCGGCAGTCCCAGCCAGTTCCGAATCTGCGGCGCGGGCAGCCTAGTGTTTCGCGGCACCGCCTAGCACTGAACCTTGGTTTTCGGGTCGCGGAACTCGTCAACGGTTTGTCGATTGAGTTAGCCGCCTGAGGCGCTAGCCTCGGTTTCGTCACCTATGAACCGGGGCTAACGACCTGCCGATTTAGTAACCCGCTGCGTGAGCGAGGGATTCAACAGGATCCCTCGCCCACGCTTCGGGATGTGATTTGCACGCTAAGTTCCGGAAGACGATCAAATCAGCACGCCGCTAGCGCCCAAACGGCTAACATTCAGAATCGAAACGGGATTCAATCGACAAACCGTCAAGAGTTTCGGCCTCGCTGTGATTAACGAAAGTCTTGACGACTTCCGCTACGCTTTTTCCTTGCCGTGACGGCCGCGGGCAATGCGCAGCCGCTGACGCGACGCTAGGCGACGCGACCAATCACTCATTCAGCGTTGGGTGGCGTGACCTGATCGGTCGACGTGTCGTCCGTCGGCGGCCGGCGGTTGCCCTTGGGACGCTTGGTTGCCGGGCCCGGGTCGATGCGAGAAAGCGATTCACGTGACTGTTCCAAGATCATGATCTTTTGCCAGATCTTGCGGCTCAGTCCGGTCGTCAGTTGCTCGACTTCGCTGACCGCCGCGACCGCATCTGCATCGTCGAAGTGTTGGACATACAGGGCTGCGATCTTCCCGGTCAGCGATAACATTTCGCTGCAGTAGTCCAAGTACCGATGCAGCAGGAATGGTGTCATCGATTGGCGCGGCGAATGTTTGGTATCGCGGTTCACCGATTCCGGGGAATCGGATTCGCCAAATTCGGTGCTGCCGATGGGCTGGTTGCGGAAGAAGCGTTCAGGGTCTTTCGTCAGTTGGTGCATGTCGATCACGTGTGCGATCGAGCGCAGTTCGTGAATCGCAGCGAGTGCACGGCGACGTTTGATGCGGTTTTCCAGACTGATCAGAAAGAAGATGGCGATCGCCAGGAACACGATGTCATTCAGGCCCGATTCGATCACCTGAATCCATTCCAGAACGCCGAAGGTTTCGGCCGGCGACGCGGTCTCGGGGCCCGCTGTCGGTCGGACGGCTAGGTTTTGGAAAGCTAGTCCGACCGCGGCGATCAACGCTAGGATCAAGCCTGTTGCGACCAGGTATCCGGAAACACGCAGCCATCGAATTGGCTTTGCGATCGCGGTCG
Protein-coding regions in this window:
- the argB gene encoding acetylglutamate kinase, producing MQEAIGKANTLIEAMGWIRRFRGKTTVIKLGGSLLDDEHALMHILLDVIFMESVGMKPVIVHGGGKAINRALAKSGIEPNFIRGRRYTDQATLDVVSRVLAGELNVFLTEEMERLGGRAMNLSFDTTNVLFGEKLPTPDDEDLGFVGHVTRVDRSVIEGLSYTDQVPVIPSMCAGEDGQRYNVNADTAAMAVAQALGAEKLVFLSDVNGVRMDKDDPKTIIHSLSAAEARQLIADGVIAGGMIPKVEACLETLGRGVRKVHIVDGSIRHSLLLEIFTTSGVGTEINQ
- the proC gene encoding pyrroline-5-carboxylate reductase: MMSEAINLAVIGGGQMGRALVSGMLAADVVQGDHVRLVDRNPASKQWWATNHPEVVITDLPAAVSDSDVVLLAVKPHGMESVAKQKGRFWNKKLVMSVAAGVSLGSLGQWIGHERVVRVMPNTPCLVGLGACGYCVPEGFPDADIAIVEAMLGAVGISVKVLEKQMDAVTGVSGSGPAYVFLMIEAMADGGVKAGLPRPLAMQLATQTVMGAAKMVAETGRHPGELKDSVASPGGTTIAALATLEHNGFRSAVIEAVAAAANRSRELGG
- a CDS encoding Trm112 family protein — its product is MLRCPIDGSQLHLVDDSLVKRINEAIEKGELRDRQDQKISDPIDGGLTTQRGNQIYPVRGSIPTLVADAAFQFENGG
- the rplL gene encoding 50S ribosomal protein L7/L12, which gives rise to MSDETAVVEVSAETKEMGDKIAELTLKQAKELSDYLKDAYGIEPAAGGGGVMMVAGDGEGAAAAAEQTEFDVILTGFGDKKLNVVKVVKNLTGASLMEAKKMVEGCPATLKEAVSKEDAEKVKAEIEEAGGSVELK
- the rplJ gene encoding 50S ribosomal protein L10 produces the protein MSKYVKELVTRDIKRRLEGVEDAVLVSCVGMDANTTNELRGELEQKDIHMLVVKNSLARRASEGTQLHTAFEGASGQVGVCWGSSDFVSLVKELVKLDKDKEKYNKFVADSGVMDGEKLDADGLKAVSKWPNRQEQISMLVGQILGPGSQLSGAMLGPGKKLNSQIKKKSEGDE
- the rplA gene encoding 50S ribosomal protein L1, which encodes MGKKSKRYRASLEKQPKEALPLSQAVEALKKYDSTKFDQTVEVHMRLGVDPNQADQIIRGSLVLPNGIGKTQRVVVFAKGDAAKAAEEAGADEVGQDDLAKKIKDGWTDFDVCIAAPDMMGLVGPLGRVLGPRGLMPSPRAGTVTPDVAKVVGEYKAGKVEFRNDKGGNVHAMVGKMSFDSEKLVENIKAFTNFIEGLKPQSVKGAYVRGVAICATMSPSVRVAG
- a CDS encoding uracil-DNA glycosylase family protein; amino-acid sequence: MPVRPKSNVTGGVRKKLIAAARRLSKDVDALSFADPVSHVYNPLDYAWKSHQAYLSKINDQGVRIVLLGMNPGPWGMAQTGVPFGEIAAARDWMGINEPVKHPVNEHPKRPIQGFDCPRSEVSGRRLWGLFSERFESADAFFSEHFVVNYCPLVFMESTARNRTPDKLPASEREPLDAACDRHLKSVLKAVQPEIAIGVGAYAEKCLQRTIADMPDEIAIARILHPSPASPAANKDWAGSATQQLIDAGVWN
- a CDS encoding TylF/MycF/NovP-related O-methyltransferase: MIHQFKTWKRRRRAARQERKLADPSCYPADMDRDAVEAIASVREFTMTSTERIYGLCEAVRYISETGIEGDIVECGVWRGGSMMAIAKMLEGSGTTHRNLHLFDTFEGMSEPTDADVSVDGETAVEQLAAEDRSDAKSVWCVASLQDVQSNMQKTNYPANKVHYHVGKVEETIPTAAPEKIALLRLDTDWYESTAHEMEHLFPRLADGGVLIIDDYGHWQGARRAVDDYFAKHNIGMMLHRLDYTGRIGIHHNGVKRSAAGVLNREVA
- a CDS encoding class I SAM-dependent methyltransferase, whose protein sequence is MKLLNVGCGRCYHPAWTNIDLVAATPEVRAYDLRRGLPYADHSFDGVYHSHVLEHLSPDAARSMLRECRRVLSPGGVLRVVVPDLEGITQQYLQTLHQADLSDGDPESLAKHRWMTLELIDQMTRQSSGGLMGQTIRQPEATPTEFIESRLGHQVSGNAKVKNRKTIAMRVTRCLSDARKQLALAAVTLIDGSSGRAAYREGRFRQSGEIHRWMYDRVSLGRLLVELGFDAPRPCRAEESRIHHFDSYQLDRDGESIRKPDSLFFEAVKPIASAVPASSESAARAA